The genomic region ttacacaagaactctatgttttaaacatattataatctgaccaaaaatcttaaaattccttaaaaataatatcttaacagtaggtaatgactTTTTGGTTTgaaatccaagtttaaacatgtattatgcaagatatcgcaaattaattaacaaaaagcttctaattacgatatcgagcataactcctatttgagaccaagaactgatgtcaaatttttgggacaagcttatatattagtagcaaaggtttttgtcctctcacatttctaaaatctcatttatatgtcaaaagggcaTTTATGGCATTTGTAAGCATATTAACAAacaagtgcatataattcaaactactaaggaccaagcagtataactccagagggttatactaccgaataatgtggtcctaatggaagcttaaaacatgggagaattaagcttgaatgggtcagaactgaaagtcaaagcaaaagtcaagcttttgcgactttcggttataaactgaccttagactgataattgtcgggttagaactcattaaacatgttctaataCTAATTACTAAGTCATTagagtgttaaaatataatttagaacctctgttttattagtttaaatcatttttaaactttctgtccagtttgactttttgactaactagtttgacccgacaattaactagtcaaacgaaataattaggaggtgcccttttaagggttaatcacctaccttaatatggttccataaccactttcgttttggtcagtggctggaccatttaagattaaactgaaagtcaaagcttaattacgatatgtttgacttttcggtttttaagCTAATTAAAAGGACTAAGCAGGGATTAAAACTCTTACTTatggtccttgctatcttttctacacttgacaATCTTCTCCTAATGCTTGTAAGCTCCAGAAATGTGTTTTTGAAAGTTGTTGCAAATAAGTGTGCATAAGAACACTAGACTAAGGCTCCTTATATACTAATTTCCAAACACATGGATCATTTGCAGCTGTAATGGAGGCTCCTAGGATCATCCCAGGAGTCCTATAGGTAAAATAAATCCGTCCAACAGCCCATGGTATCGATTAGAATAGGTTAAAGTCGGTTTGGAGCTGAAAACCTGCACCAGGTGTTTTCTGCGCTGGGcagttctacgcggcccgcgtaggatcAAATgaaggcttacgcgccccgcgtaaaCCTGCTGCTCAGGTTAAAAACATTTTGAAACTTGGCAGAATCAGTCCCTGGCCATTTAAAACCTTATACAAccttatttttgacatgtaaggcccttgtagttagtttgtagAGGCTCAAGGATGTATAATcaaacttcgttaggctcggTTTCGTTAAATATCACTATAAACGCAAGTTTCATCATATTAACACTTTTCATCCAAAGTCTTGAAAACTTGCTTAACGAACTCGAAACCACGTGAAATTTATAccacttattcttgagagtatatttgaatatttcgaagcctcgggtttgttaaaaggtcacgcagaggtaagaattaacatgctgacacgtttaacccctgtagttttataatctttcgattattttcacaagcggcttcttatatccaattaatcactcgtttaagaatatattcttcacgtatggtcattcagaggctcaagtttggcatgttgacacttttagtccctttgcATACAtattttcaccgtttgtcaactttagtccttcaaactaaatctttcacatatttagagtttaggacacgtgtctatatataactggacacgtttttacatggtgttacatcctcaccccgttaaaagaaatctcgacctcgagatttactggaataagtgagggtacttccatcgcatagtggactcaacttcccacatatattcgggacctctacgggcatcccatttaacctttactataggcacatgcttcctttgGAGCTTTTTAACCTGACGATCCTCGATCGATATAGGTCTTTCAACAAATCTCAGGTTTTCATCAATCTgtacgtctttatgagacatagctagcgattcatcagctagacatttcttgagattacaaatgtggaacacattatgaattccactgagctcctcaggcaagtttagcttataagctacactaccaacacattcgataatctcgaatggtccgatatacctAGGGCTTAGCTTGCCattcttaccaaaacgcatcacacctttccagggtgatacttttagtaagacttgatcgccaacctcaaactttagaggttttcgcctcttatcagcataacttttctgcctatccctggcagctttcaggcgatcacgaatctggacaatcttgtccgttgtttcaaggactatatcaggtcctgataactgagcttctccttctgcccaacaaacaggcgttctgcatttcctaccatataatgcctcaaaaggcgcagcctaaatactagtatggtagctattgttataggagaactcgatcaagggtaagtgatcatcccaactacctcctaaatcaataacacatgctcgaagcatgtcctccaaagtttgaattgtacgcttactctgtccatctgtctgagggtggtaagcaatactaaaattcaaacgagtgcccaaagattgttggaaacttttccaaaagttaGAGGTGTATCTAggatctctatcagagataatagacaccggCACTCCGTgaagggatacaatcttatccacgtacaactgggctaacttgtcggagctatgagtctccttgatgggtaagaagtgtgctgacttagtcagtctgtcaactataacccatatggtatcattttcgtgccttgttttaggtaacttggttataaaatccatggttaccatctcccacttccatgtgggaagttctGGCTGTTGTAACAGatctgatggcttttgatgttcagctttaatctgagcacaAGTCAGGAACTTTGCTACATgtgtggcaatagatttcttcaaacctatccaccaataattagctttcaaatcctgatacattttgtcgcCTCCAGGGTGAACTGAGTATTTGGAGTTGTGTGCTTCTTGGAGGATTACATCTCAAAGTCCTCCATGAATAGGAACCAAAATTCTTCCATTTAGTCTGAGGATTCCTTCCTTACCAGGTGCTAACTGTTCAAcagttacacctaacttttcatttAGAAGGTTAGCTTCCAAAatagcttctttctgtgcagctaatagCCTTTCATTCAGGCTATTCTTCagttcaatgctcttggcattgatcctgattggtttaactctttcctttcggcttagagcatcagcgaccacattcgctttaccaggatggtagcgaattccgcaatcataatcatttagagtttccaacCATCAGCGTTGTCTCATATTGAGATCCTTTTGATTGAATaaatgttggagacttttgtgatccgaatagatcacacattgagttccatataaataatgtctccacaactttagtgcgaatacaacggcacccaattccaaatcgtgggtggtgtaattcttttcatgcactttcagttgTCATGATGCATAGGAAATCACCTTAtgtacacaacccataccggtgtgtgaagcatcacaatatacaacAAATTCTTCAACTCCTTCGGGTAAAGATAatactggagcattgctcaacttttgcttaaGAATCTCAAAAGATTCTTGTTGTTTTGGACCCCAATCAAATTTTACATTCTTGCGGGTCAAAGAAGTTAATGGTGCAGCTATTCTTGAGAAGTActcaatgaatcttctataatatccagctaaaccCAGAAAGCTGTGAATTTCTGTTGGCGTCTTCggtgcttcccaattcataatggcttctatcttggagggatctacttGGATGCCACGCttactaacaacatgtccaaggaattgggcttcacgaagccaaaactcgcacttggagaatttaacATATAACTTCTCCTGTCGAAGCAATCTTAAGACACatcgaaggtgcttctcgtgatcGACTTGGCTACGAGAATATATAAGTATGTCATctatgaagacgatgacaaacttatctaagtatggtttgcagactctattcatgaggtccatgaatgatgctggcgcattagtgagcccaaaaggcatcactaaaaactcgtaatgtccataccttGTACTGAATGTTGTCTTAGGTACATCTTCAGTTCTAACTTTGAGTTGATGATACacagatctcaaatcaatcttctagaaatagcttgccccttggagttgatcgaataagtcgtcgatcctgggcaaaggataatgattcttgatcgttaccttattTAATTCGTGATAATCAATGCGTAAGCGCACTTCACAAACAATattagagctccccaaggcgaagagctgggtTGAATGAAACCTTTTTCCAGTAAGTCGTCTAATTGAGTCCTGAGCTCTTTCATTTCAGTAGGCGCTAGACGATAAGGAGCTCGTGCAATAGGTGCAGATCCTGGCAGAATGTCTATcctgaactctacttgcctctcaggaggtaatccaggtaactcgtcAGGAAAAACATCAGGATACTCAGAGATgattggaatgtcttcaatcttagGCTTTGGGTCATTcacagtcacttgtgccatgtagatgacacatccGCTCTTTAAACACTGCGATACCTTGAGAATAGACACATTGTTGGGCAACCCATATtgtgtatctccttgaatagtgacgGATTCACCAGAAGGGGTTTTGATAATAATTAGATTTTTATcacaggcaatttgggcttggatatgcgacaaccaatccatgcctaaaactatatcaaacccagccaatttcattggcaagagggatagcgggatagaatgattcttaatggatataaagcatccatcaagaagagttgaagctgtttctaaggtaccatcggcAAGCTCTACCTGATATTTTATGTCTAGATTCTTAATAGGCGAATTCAGTAACTTACAAAACTTatggtctacaaaagacttatccgcaccggaatcaaataagactctagcatagTTATTAttaatgaggaaggtacctgttatgacattctCGTCGTTCATGGCTTCCCTAGCATTCATctgaaaaactctcgcattcatTTTCTTCGCCTCCTCGAGCTTCTTAGCATTCTTGGGGCaattggtcttgatgtgccccttttcattacaaccgtAACAGGTTGCGTCCTTGATGTTCTGGCAACCCACAGACTTATGCCCTTTCtttttgcaaatcccacatggttTGGCTTGTGGGTCTTGGttacactttccaaagtgcctTTTGTTGTAGGTTTTGCACATGGGCTTGTCACTTGACTGCCCCTTCTTGGAACCAAAGTTCCCTTTACCCTTCTTGTTTGATTGAGGAAACTTGTCTTCCTCCCTCTTCCTCTTCACATCATCGGTAGCTTTCTTTGCCCTACTCCTCACAACATctagagtaagggacaaagatagatccacatcggatctatatATAGTAGTCTTAGAAGCCTTAACATTTCCTTTCACTTCGGGGGCTAgaccaccgatgaaacgcgcaatgcgtttgggTTCAGGAGTGACCAAGTATGGTACAAGCCTCGACATCGAGTTGAAACTGGTCACATAGGACCTACAATCCAGATCCTTCATTACCAAGATGAGGAAGTCAGTCTCTATCCTCTcgacttcatgttgaggacagtaagtgtccttcacaagaTCAACAAACTTGTTCCAGGAGAGGTTATACAAAGGAACCTTTCCGGTGGATTGCACTAATGCTTTCCACCAAGTGAGGGcatcgcccttgaatgattgagacacaaacttcactaTGTCTTCCTTAGCACATCCACTGATGTCTATCACAGTCTCCATTTTATCTAACTATTTCATGCAATCGATTGCTCGTTTTTCTCCTATGAAATCCCTCGGTTTACAGGAGACAAATTATTTATAGGTACACCCCTTGGTGTACCTGGGAGTCGGTTCAAGGACAATCTGCTTCTGAGGTTCACTTCTTTTATTAGATGAGTATTGAGACTCATCTTTCTTCAGTGTATGCGAATGAGATAGGGACTTTGAATGAGTTTTGGACCGAACAATACTCGGTTCCTTGAACTTATTATCCACAGCTTGAGCAACTGCTGCGGTTATCATCGCTTGCAATTCAGCACCAGTGATATTGATCTTGGTATTGTTGTTGTCTTCCACGGGATGACTGTTTGCTTCGTCAGAGCCAGCCATGATTCATGTACTATATCAAACAGTAATgatatatttaaattatataatgaatcatcacattgatgattagatggtcatggtattattaaaccatatagACCATTTTAAATAATAATCAATTTAAATCATGATTTGCCTAGGCTACAACAGAACCATTATAAGCAATCAATAGGATAAAATCCTTTATATTTATGAGACATGGGATATAAAtcacaactgtcaatgtcatGAAAGACATTTTTATATAGCACAAGGCTTGTCTCGAAGGACATTtagatggcacaaaaggccttgtcATAAGGACGATTGAAACATAACCAATGATTTCTTGGATCGTTGATCTTTTAAGGGTCGAACATAGTTCATcgcctttttgacaagaagtttataaataaaactaTCATTTTCATTATTACACCTTTGCTTATAAGcatacatctctaatggatgttttggtgtatacatcatattgatgtttattagccatgattcacaTTGATCATATAGGCTATATATAAGTGACTTGGAAAGATCCAAGTACATTTGGAAGCTTGTATGGTTTCTCGTACCGcacagccaggaatgttaacatgttttcagacgTTAACAGGGATTTATtgtcttaaaaaggttgtaccatcatagccatttaatattttggctaggttatacctctaagaatTTCTTTGGTAGATCAATTAAAAATTGAAATGATAAAGCATGATGATGTAATAAAGTACATAATTAAAATCCAAAGAAATTCCATTAAACATTAAACTATTACAAAGGTGCCCAAAACGGGTCTTGAAAAGAACATactgcccacgcaggggctacaGAAACAGAAataagtcctcgcagggactagtTACTGAAAATAaaatgtcctcacagggacttgattgaaaataaaatataaaatacaaaatacaataAACAACTTTCTATTTCTTTTTGCCTTTAATGAGACTTGCAAGGCCTTTAAGAAAGCTGATGTGCTTCTTGTTGGTTTCATCTGCTTTACGCTCAACCCTGTCCAACCTCTGTAGAATCTCCTGAGTTTGCTCCTGTtggggaggaggaggttgctgATATGGTGGGTATTGATACCCCTGCACCGGATATCCAGTTGGGTAAACCGGAGGGTAAGAAGGATAAAATGCATTGTACTGGGCGGCCGTAAGATACGGATCTTGGGTTTCATAACCCGCAGAGACTTGATATCCATAATCCCCAATGGTTGGATATCCAGATGGTTtattgatattcgctaatttacaaatattttagtcccccattttatccccattttatgcgttttcggccgtaaaaccgtcattcggatacttaatcatgtacacttttgtttacaggcctaaaacagcatacgagacaagatgatagtgaaaatgaggactttccggacaaaacgacaaagctgcgaacattctgttggaattctgacctgggcaagtggaacggtcgtgcgatccaatgcacgaccgtgcatctccGACAATTGCAGACCAGCCCGGTATTGAACGAGGGTGCGACTCGGCGTTCAATCTTAGCCCGGtaacgcacggtcgtgccatatgaagaacggtcgtgcgacctcgaagaccagtcaactctgctgatgtcacaAAAGTATGGTGCAACGTAATTtaaaagtgaacggtcgtgcactttattgacacgaccgtgcgatcgcaaaaagttataaaaaacaGACAGTAGCATTCTGTTCGGAACTGTGGACATTTTGGGAGCGATTctggcgattttcaggctccggaggcTTCTGCTgtcacccggattcaagccacattgtgccGATAAGCTTTGTTATCTTCCAGATTCTtaatcttatgcttgtttatggtttggttttctaatctttccagaattttgttaatctttcaagcatttagattaatatttatgtattattgtagccttcgggcaaaaacacaacaatcccttgcttgattatagccattagtatgttaatctttgtttgtaatgacatttggaagtattttctatgattatctttgatgattagtttgcaaccttgttattgatattgatttcttgattataagtaattgtgttggatgattggtacttggttagttgagatagttgaaaaatgaagcttaattaatcatgtattagtaaactttaaacttggttaactagtttagcttggttaaaatgtgggcaccatgatactagaaatggttagtggtttaataaaatgtaattattgttaatcaagaaagcttgccgtcacgtaaggaccttaacgggttaaatggtgtcgttataaattcttgccatgatttgttagcttagttagtagtttaggccaaaattgctatcttggtgaatttatgtgcaagatttgtaaaatgaactcggttgtgatttaatctagtttatgcttgtctcggtggttgcattgtgtttatcggtgtcgccTTCCTTGtctaagtgaggttagaaaactcctaacggatgactaacttatttttaagagattttcataaacatttatcaattgcacgttaaagaacaattttaggtggttaaagtgcgttaatcgttttagctttccgaatgattgtcctgttaggattcccgaaagggatactaattatcttaaaaatggaaaattgaccgaatgcttctagtgccaaaaccgacttagttgacatgctttggttgtgtgttaagcaaggctatttatctattttagtatttgaaatctactatgttttataagtatttatttatgcttactttagtttattaaaaaccaaacaacttatgtttttaccggtaatttagtgacaaaggtctagtattatttctccgcccatttccgtggatcgattcttggttcttaccgatactttactacacatatgacggggtacacttgcctctttcgtgtgtgttttgatgtaaaagtaataatcattttataaatttaaaaccaaatcgtgtgtaatttcattgtaaaaatatgtgtagtcgcgcacacGTCAGTTATACCCAGACGAACCTGGGTAAGTCGGGATCGGGTTGTCGAAACCcactggcggtggcggtggtgcatAAGAAACCGGCGGATCATCGTCTTCCGACACTGCGTGCGAGGGTCCACCCATTTATGGGTCCTCGAGGATTGGAGGGTAAGAGCTTGAACCTTGAGGAGAACTGAACCGAGGTCCTCCTCACACGGATATTCGTGCATTGCTCCTTCG from Helianthus annuus cultivar XRQ/B chromosome 10, HanXRQr2.0-SUNRISE, whole genome shotgun sequence harbors:
- the LOC110880839 gene encoding uncharacterized mitochondrial protein AtMg00860-like, with protein sequence MNWEAPKTPTEIHSFLGLAGYYRRFIEYFSRIAAPLTSLTRKNVKFDWGPKQQESFEILKQKLSNAPVLSLPEGVEEFVVYCDASHTGMGCVHKVISYAS
- the LOC110880840 gene encoding uncharacterized protein LOC110880840; protein product: METVIDISGCAKEDIVKFVSQSFKGDALTWWKALVQSTGKVPLYNLSWNKFVDLVKDTYCPQHEVERIETDFLILVMKDLDCRSYVTSFNSMSRLVPYLVTPEPKRIARFIGGLAPEVKGNVKASKTTIYRSDVDLSLSLTLDVVRSRAKKATDDVKRKREEDKFPQSNKKGKGNFGSKKGQSSDKPMCKTYNKRHFGKCNQDPQAKPCGICKKKGHKSVGCQNIKDATCYGCNEKGHIKTNCPKNAKKLEEAKKMNARVFQMNAREAMNDENVITAQIACDKNLIIIKTPSGESVTIQGDTQYGLPNNVSILKVSQCLKSGCVIYMAQVTVNDPKPKIEDIPIISEYPDVFPDELPGLPPERQVEFRIDILPGSAPIARAPYRLAPTEMKELRTQLDDLLEKGFIQPSSSPWGALILFVKCAYALIITN